One window from the genome of Gemmatimonadota bacterium encodes:
- a CDS encoding carotenoid oxygenase, translating into MMPADVERIRMENMTRRELLALAVGGGLGALWSPGSSVAWTQAADTWKRGYDAARTSNPYLLGFQNADRDRYASDLLPVYGRWPRDLAGTFYRNGPAGHEVGGRRYHHWFDGDGLVQAFHISADGIRHLGRFVETAKRRAERDADRMLWPAFGTSLDGGLPVSHPDTINTANISILHHAGELLALWEAGSPHRLDPQSLETLGIKTWRSDLRGAPFTAHPKVEPDGTVWAFGYALDRGLLVLYRIDAGGKVEKADTVGISPLGMIHDFAVTVNSLVFVIPPLVFDPERVAPGVSFLDTQVWRPELGTRVLAVDKDDFSCRRWWQLPPGFAYHLGNAWEDGGNVHFDYCVAPDATELTHTFREVMRGVWSPPTEPTRFAQVTLGTGDAVEQHVFDRQAEFPRVAPGVVAARHRYVYSLAGPLARRSDIASPGLDRVVRWDTETGDTDAYVYDADFIPEEHIFVPRPGSSTEAEGWVIGTALDLDRGITQLAAFDAIRIREGPVAVARLPYALPLGFHGIFVPA; encoded by the coding sequence ATGATGCCAGCCGATGTTGAGAGGATCCGGATGGAAAACATGACGCGTCGTGAATTGCTCGCACTGGCGGTTGGAGGCGGGCTGGGTGCGCTTTGGTCGCCTGGGTCAAGCGTGGCATGGACGCAAGCCGCTGATACATGGAAGCGGGGCTATGACGCGGCGCGGACATCCAACCCCTACCTGCTGGGCTTTCAGAACGCGGATCGAGACCGTTACGCCAGCGACCTACTACCCGTCTACGGCCGCTGGCCCCGGGATCTCGCGGGCACCTTCTACCGGAACGGGCCGGCCGGCCACGAGGTCGGCGGACGGCGGTACCACCACTGGTTCGACGGCGATGGCCTGGTCCAGGCTTTCCACATTTCCGCCGACGGGATCCGCCATCTCGGCAGGTTTGTCGAAACGGCAAAGCGCCGAGCCGAGCGCGACGCCGACCGCATGTTGTGGCCGGCGTTCGGCACTTCCCTGGACGGCGGCCTGCCGGTCTCTCATCCGGACACGATCAATACCGCCAACATCAGTATCCTGCACCATGCCGGCGAGTTGCTGGCCCTGTGGGAGGCCGGTTCGCCCCACCGTCTCGACCCGCAGTCTTTGGAAACGCTGGGGATCAAGACCTGGCGCTCCGACCTGCGCGGCGCACCTTTTACCGCCCATCCCAAAGTCGAGCCCGATGGTACGGTGTGGGCGTTCGGCTACGCGCTTGACCGTGGCCTGCTGGTACTGTACCGGATCGATGCGGGCGGGAAGGTAGAAAAGGCCGACACGGTCGGTATCTCGCCGCTCGGAATGATCCACGACTTTGCCGTTACGGTGAACTCGCTGGTCTTCGTCATTCCACCGCTGGTATTCGATCCCGAGCGTGTTGCTCCCGGAGTCAGCTTCCTCGACACCCAAGTATGGCGACCGGAACTCGGCACCCGCGTGCTTGCCGTGGACAAGGATGATTTCAGCTGCCGCCGCTGGTGGCAGTTGCCACCCGGTTTCGCGTACCATCTCGGCAATGCCTGGGAGGACGGTGGGAACGTGCATTTCGATTACTGCGTCGCGCCGGACGCCACCGAGTTGACCCATACCTTCCGCGAGGTCATGCGCGGCGTATGGAGCCCGCCCACGGAGCCGACGCGGTTTGCGCAGGTCACCCTTGGCACAGGCGATGCGGTGGAGCAGCACGTCTTCGACCGCCAGGCCGAGTTTCCGAGGGTAGCCCCGGGCGTTGTCGCCGCCCGGCATCGCTACGTCTACAGTCTGGCCGGCCCGTTGGCCAGAAGATCGGATATTGCGTCACCCGGTCTCGACCGCGTGGTGCGCTGGGATACGGAGACGGGCGACACGGACGCTTACGTCTACGATGCGGACTTCATCCCGGAGGAGCATATCTTCGTGCCGCGTCCCGGCTCATCGACGGAAGCGGAGGGTTGGGTGATCGGCACCGCGCTGGACCTGGACCGCGGAATCACACAACTGGCGGCCTTCGACGCTATACGGATCAGGGAAGGACCCGTAGCTGTGGCCCGGTTGCCCTACGCGTTGCCTCTTGGCTTTCACGGCATATTCGTTCCGGCGTGA
- the larA gene encoding nickel-dependent lactate racemase: MNITLDYHKSGLNVSVPDENLAAVLNMRETPPLDDPVTSTREALQRPVAGPPLAEIARGRRDACVVVSDITRPVPHDIILPPLLECLEQSGIRPEDITLLVATGLHAPMDEEQLRETLTDGVVDRYPVVNHVARSGNEQADLGATSTGIPIRVDRSYVESDLKVLTGLIEAHFMAGYSGGRKLVAPGLVGVETIEHLHGPGILEHPNATTGVLDGNPLHEAALEIARRAGVDFILNVAMDEDRRVTGVFAGELDRAHRYGVQHVDGMVVASVEEPVDIVVTSSAGYPLDTTFYQAVKGMVGVLDILKEGGSIVIAAGCADGIGSAEFEGLLRRTTDIDAFIHWIQQPGVFTIDQWEIEELVKALKKSKIYLYTDGLNNDDVRDCLVEPIPSVEVGIARALKRHGPGATIAVVPRGPYVIPRLVPGQDAAG; this comes from the coding sequence GTGAACATCACCCTCGACTACCATAAATCCGGCCTCAATGTCAGCGTCCCGGACGAAAACCTGGCCGCCGTCCTCAACATGCGGGAAACACCTCCGCTGGATGATCCGGTGACCTCGACCCGTGAGGCCCTGCAGCGGCCCGTGGCCGGTCCGCCCCTTGCGGAAATCGCCCGGGGCCGCCGCGACGCGTGCGTGGTCGTTTCCGACATTACGCGGCCCGTCCCCCACGACATTATCCTGCCGCCGCTCCTGGAATGCCTGGAGCAAAGCGGGATCAGGCCGGAGGACATTACCCTTCTGGTCGCCACGGGACTGCACGCCCCCATGGACGAGGAACAGCTCCGCGAGACCCTGACCGATGGCGTGGTGGACCGGTATCCCGTCGTCAATCACGTCGCCCGAAGCGGCAACGAACAGGCCGATCTAGGCGCCACCAGCACGGGGATCCCGATCCGAGTGGACCGCAGTTACGTGGAGAGCGATCTCAAGGTGCTGACCGGGCTGATCGAGGCGCACTTCATGGCCGGGTACTCGGGCGGACGTAAGCTGGTCGCACCCGGTCTCGTGGGCGTGGAGACGATCGAGCATCTTCACGGACCCGGCATCCTGGAGCATCCCAACGCCACGACGGGCGTGCTCGACGGCAACCCCCTCCACGAAGCCGCGCTGGAAATCGCCCGGCGGGCCGGGGTCGATTTCATCCTCAACGTGGCCATGGACGAGGACCGCCGCGTCACCGGGGTGTTCGCCGGCGAGCTCGATCGGGCGCACCGGTACGGTGTTCAGCACGTGGACGGCATGGTCGTGGCCTCCGTCGAGGAACCGGTGGACATCGTCGTGACCTCGTCGGCCGGCTATCCCCTGGACACCACTTTCTACCAGGCCGTGAAGGGCATGGTCGGCGTGCTGGACATACTGAAGGAAGGCGGATCCATCGTCATCGCCGCGGGATGCGCCGACGGGATCGGCAGCGCGGAGTTCGAAGGACTGCTCCGGCGGACGACGGATATCGACGCCTTCATCCACTGGATCCAGCAACCGGGCGTGTTCACCATCGACCAGTGGGAGATCGAGGAACTGGTCAAGGCGCTGAAGAAGAGCAAGATCTACCTCTATACGGACGGACTGAATAACGACGATGTCCGGGACTGCCTGGTCGAGCCCATTCCATCTGTCGAGGTGGGCATCGCGCGGGCGCTGAAGCGTCACGGCCCCGGCGCCACTATCGCGGTCGTCCCGAGAGGGCCTTACGTCATTCCCCGGTTGGTGCCTGGACAGGACGCCGCGGGCTAG
- the eda gene encoding bifunctional 4-hydroxy-2-oxoglutarate aldolase/2-dehydro-3-deoxy-phosphogluconate aldolase, with the protein MSSRSENLASIKACGVVAVLRADRPDALVQVAQAIGRGGIGAVEITMTTPGALDVIGECANRLGDEILLGAGTVLDPETARAAILAGAEYIVTPTLNPDVITLCRRYDKVIIPGALTPTEILSAWECGADIVKVFPATAVGPRYFKDVKAPLPQIDLMPTGGVDLDNAGDFIRAGACAVAVGGNLVDKAAVAAGDWHVLTDTARKYVDAVRNARQEGGG; encoded by the coding sequence ATGTCTTCGAGATCCGAAAACCTGGCATCTATCAAAGCCTGCGGCGTGGTCGCGGTGCTCAGGGCCGACCGTCCCGACGCGCTGGTCCAGGTCGCCCAGGCCATCGGCAGGGGCGGTATCGGGGCCGTCGAGATCACCATGACGACGCCCGGGGCCCTGGACGTCATCGGCGAATGCGCGAACCGGTTGGGGGACGAGATCCTCCTCGGCGCGGGCACCGTGCTGGACCCCGAAACGGCCCGGGCGGCGATCCTGGCCGGCGCCGAATACATCGTGACGCCGACGCTTAACCCGGACGTCATCACCCTGTGCCGGCGATACGACAAGGTCATCATTCCCGGCGCATTGACGCCGACCGAGATCCTGTCGGCCTGGGAATGCGGCGCGGACATCGTAAAGGTGTTTCCCGCAACGGCGGTGGGACCCCGGTATTTCAAGGACGTCAAGGCGCCGCTCCCTCAGATCGATCTCATGCCCACGGGCGGTGTGGACCTGGACAACGCGGGCGACTTCATCCGGGCGGGCGCCTGCGCCGTCGCCGTTGGCGGGAACCTGGTCGACAAGGCCGCCGTGGCCGCGGGAGACTGGCATGTGCTCACCGATACGGCCCGGAAATACGTCGATGCGGTCAGGAACGCGCGTCAGGAAGGTGGGGGATGA
- a CDS encoding NTP transferase domain-containing protein: MIRKAVVPVAGLGTRMLPLTRSVPKEMLPLGRKPVIHHVVNELAVAGIERILFVTSSRKKAIEDYFVNGGTSDRAANTTSGSSDGPPALDYSFVRQEVPGGNGDAVRLGKAFAGSDAFVVAWGDAVIRSTGEESVLRRMMATHGKEDAACTIAVEHVPEDKVSRYGIVKPRYESDTTFPIDDIVEKPSAESAPSRYAVSARYICGPGIFPALEATPRGRNGELWLADAIRDLLRAGGSGGSVGAHDPGVRGRPCGEVWCVPLGSADRRYDIGTPLTYWEAFADYAVEDEVDGTAFRDHLQERLNES; this comes from the coding sequence ATGATCCGCAAGGCCGTCGTGCCCGTAGCGGGCCTGGGCACGCGGATGCTGCCGCTCACACGGTCTGTCCCCAAGGAAATGCTGCCCCTCGGGCGCAAGCCGGTCATTCACCACGTTGTGAATGAACTGGCGGTCGCGGGGATCGAGCGCATCCTCTTCGTGACTTCCAGCCGGAAAAAAGCGATCGAGGATTACTTCGTGAATGGCGGAACTTCGGACAGGGCGGCAAATACGACCAGCGGATCGTCCGATGGTCCGCCCGCACTGGATTATTCGTTTGTCCGCCAGGAGGTTCCGGGGGGAAACGGCGATGCCGTGCGCCTGGGAAAGGCCTTCGCCGGATCCGACGCCTTCGTCGTGGCCTGGGGCGACGCCGTCATCCGGTCGACGGGGGAAGAAAGCGTTCTGCGGCGTATGATGGCGACCCACGGGAAGGAAGATGCCGCGTGCACCATCGCGGTGGAGCACGTGCCCGAAGACAAGGTGTCGCGGTACGGCATCGTAAAGCCCAGGTACGAATCGGACACGACATTCCCCATCGATGATATCGTGGAGAAACCATCCGCGGAAAGCGCGCCAAGCCGCTACGCCGTATCGGCCCGGTACATATGCGGCCCCGGCATCTTCCCCGCACTCGAGGCGACGCCGCGTGGCAGGAACGGCGAACTGTGGCTCGCAGACGCCATTCGGGACCTGCTAAGGGCGGGCGGTTCGGGTGGGTCGGTCGGCGCGCACGATCCGGGAGTCCGGGGCCGTCCATGCGGCGAGGTCTGGTGCGTACCCCTGGGATCCGCTGACCGGCGCTACGACATTGGCACGCCATTGACCTACTGGGAAGCCTTTGCCGATTACGCCGTAGAGGACGAGGTCGACGGTACGGCTTTCCGCGATCATCTGCAAGAGCGGTTGAACGAATCATGA
- a CDS encoding gamma carbonic anhydrase family protein: MASNQYVHHAPRIHPSAFVAESADLIGAVDIGKDASVWYQVVIRADDEPVTIGEGTNVQDGSVLHIDVGMPTELGKGVTVGHRAIVHGAVVEDHVLISMGAVILSGARIGRHSIIGAGTLVLENMEVPPGSLVVGVPGRVVRSVTNEQIERIHRTAEGYVERRGIYLERLARGPS, encoded by the coding sequence ATGGCCTCCAACCAGTACGTCCACCATGCTCCCCGCATCCATCCGTCCGCCTTCGTGGCAGAAAGCGCCGACCTGATCGGCGCGGTGGACATTGGGAAGGACGCGAGCGTCTGGTACCAGGTGGTGATCCGGGCGGACGACGAGCCCGTAACCATCGGCGAGGGAACCAACGTGCAGGACGGCAGCGTCCTCCACATCGACGTCGGCATGCCCACCGAACTGGGCAAGGGCGTCACCGTGGGGCACCGCGCCATAGTCCACGGCGCGGTGGTGGAGGACCACGTGCTGATTTCCATGGGCGCCGTGATCCTCAGCGGTGCGCGCATCGGAAGGCACAGCATCATCGGCGCCGGCACACTGGTACTCGAAAACATGGAAGTGCCTCCGGGTTCCCTGGTCGTGGGCGTTCCCGGACGGGTGGTACGTTCCGTCACGAACGAGCAGATCGAACGCATACATCGGACCGCCGAAGGGTATGTTGAGCGGCGTGGGATCTATCTCGAAAGGCTGGCTCGCGGCCCTTCCTGA
- a CDS encoding DUF2141 domain-containing protein: MYKLLYATAVSCCICAAAVGAMATPATGGDLEITVEGISDDEGNVMVALHDESGMEGFPGANGAIAAQWMRAAPGSLRFVFLDLSPGRYAVAVFHDDNGNDELDTNILGIPSEGTGFSRNAQGNFGPPSFHDAAVEISSDSGTTHTTATLVY, encoded by the coding sequence ATGTACAAGTTGCTCTACGCTACAGCGGTAAGTTGTTGCATCTGCGCAGCCGCCGTCGGCGCGATGGCGACGCCCGCGACTGGCGGCGACCTGGAGATTACCGTGGAGGGCATCAGTGACGACGAAGGCAACGTTATGGTAGCCCTGCACGACGAATCCGGAATGGAGGGCTTCCCCGGTGCCAATGGCGCGATCGCGGCACAGTGGATGCGGGCTGCGCCTGGATCGCTACGTTTCGTGTTTCTGGATCTGTCACCTGGCCGGTACGCCGTAGCCGTCTTTCATGACGATAACGGTAACGATGAACTCGACACCAACATACTGGGCATTCCCTCAGAAGGCACAGGTTTCAGTAGAAACGCGCAGGGGAACTTTGGGCCACCGAGTTTCCACGACGCGGCCGTCGAGATCTCATCGGACAGCGGTACCACGCACACGACGGCGACGCTGGTATATTAA
- a CDS encoding cupin domain-containing protein, whose protein sequence is MAPPNPIMHAALNRINIDEIKERIGPPPASCAVVAADHVTAAFIWQDSGTINDNHCHDYDEWWLVLEGEIDWVIEGREETVHAKAGDFIFVPALTFHHIFPVGGKPSIRLGVALTGHGHLHERPERKVKVTLE, encoded by the coding sequence ATGGCCCCGCCGAACCCGATCATGCACGCCGCGCTCAACCGCATCAATATAGACGAGATCAAGGAACGGATCGGTCCGCCGCCCGCCTCCTGCGCCGTCGTTGCCGCGGACCACGTGACCGCGGCTTTCATCTGGCAGGATTCGGGCACGATCAACGACAATCACTGCCACGATTACGACGAGTGGTGGCTGGTGCTGGAGGGAGAAATCGACTGGGTGATCGAGGGCCGTGAAGAGACCGTCCACGCGAAGGCGGGGGATTTCATCTTCGTGCCGGCCCTGACGTTCCATCACATTTTCCCCGTGGGCGGCAAGCCGTCCATCCGGCTTGGCGTGGCGCTGACGGGACACGGGCACCTGCACGAGCGTCCGGAGCGCAAGGTGAAGGTCACCCTGGAGTAA
- the dnaX gene encoding DNA polymerase III subunit gamma/tau encodes MEGWALAYEVTARKWRPQEFDGVIGQEHVTTTLKNAIQAGQIAHAYLFAGPRGVGKTTTARILAKALNCVDGPTVTPCNACTFCQEISEGRSVDVLEIDGASNNRVEQVRTHLLESVKYTPSQGKHKIYIIDEVHMLTKEAFNALLKTLEEPPAHVYFIFATTDPRKVIPTVLSRCQRFDFRRISGPTIVDHLAMISEKSGYDVQREALALIARRVDGSMRDAESLLDQVVAFGGTALTAREAAEVLGIVDQDVYFELLDIVAEQDVPKGLDLVDRIFGQGHDLEEIVLGILEHLRNLLVVKAAPEAEVLIGDAALALDRFREQAGRFETEDLLRLSQLATQMEQAVKNSALPRVQLETGVVRMIRMARSVQLTDVMTRLSEMARRVGTEEGGKVSGTEASSTEASGTEASGTEASEAPSAQPADPSSGSAPPPPPSVAAPSGPAPADDADRSPAASTESSAATPTSTASSESSAGAPASPKLDLQTARNRWPSIVDEIARQPGFLGRQLKEVEIKSFSPPDEEGSGGPATITLGFESGQVFVKERVEKRENSQMIQSVCKEVLGIPVRIECEIDESAEEENAEEINADQKTGDADTRMAGDSSRTVDAEAEIAGGNRSDDAEAEMEGGIDQADIAEAEMEGGIDQADIAGAGLDEYPGSAVEIDSEAQGTTTAGKTGGQAANARTGAAKDPAVQKIVKAFDGQIVTD; translated from the coding sequence ATGGAGGGTTGGGCATTGGCCTACGAAGTTACCGCCCGAAAATGGCGCCCCCAGGAATTCGACGGCGTAATCGGGCAGGAACACGTCACCACCACGCTGAAAAACGCCATTCAGGCGGGTCAGATCGCCCATGCCTACCTCTTCGCCGGACCCCGCGGCGTGGGCAAGACCACCACGGCCCGCATCCTGGCCAAGGCCCTGAACTGCGTCGACGGCCCCACGGTGACGCCCTGCAACGCCTGCACGTTCTGCCAGGAAATCTCGGAAGGACGCAGCGTCGACGTATTGGAGATCGACGGCGCGTCCAACAACCGGGTCGAACAGGTCCGGACGCATCTGCTCGAGAGCGTCAAGTACACGCCCAGCCAGGGCAAGCACAAGATCTACATCATCGACGAAGTGCACATGCTGACCAAGGAGGCCTTCAACGCCCTGTTGAAGACGCTCGAAGAGCCGCCTGCCCACGTGTACTTCATCTTCGCGACGACGGACCCCCGGAAGGTGATCCCCACCGTGCTCTCCCGTTGCCAGCGATTCGACTTCCGGCGCATATCGGGGCCCACCATCGTGGATCACCTCGCCATGATCAGCGAGAAGAGCGGGTACGACGTCCAGCGCGAGGCCCTCGCCCTGATCGCGCGCCGGGTGGACGGCAGCATGCGGGACGCCGAAAGCCTGCTGGACCAGGTCGTCGCCTTCGGCGGCACCGCGCTGACCGCCCGCGAGGCGGCGGAGGTCCTGGGCATCGTGGACCAGGACGTCTATTTCGAGTTGCTGGACATCGTGGCGGAGCAGGATGTGCCCAAAGGGCTGGACCTGGTCGACCGGATCTTCGGCCAGGGGCACGATCTCGAAGAGATTGTCCTGGGCATCCTGGAACACCTGCGCAACCTGCTCGTCGTCAAGGCGGCGCCCGAAGCGGAAGTGCTGATCGGCGACGCCGCCCTCGCGTTGGACCGCTTCCGGGAACAGGCCGGACGATTCGAGACGGAAGACCTGCTCCGGCTCTCCCAGCTGGCCACGCAGATGGAACAGGCGGTTAAGAACAGCGCGCTTCCCCGGGTGCAGCTCGAGACGGGCGTCGTCCGCATGATACGCATGGCCCGCTCGGTTCAACTGACGGACGTCATGACCCGGTTGTCCGAAATGGCCCGGCGCGTGGGAACGGAAGAGGGGGGCAAAGTATCAGGCACAGAGGCGTCCAGCACAGAGGCGTCCGGGACAGAGGCTTCCGGCACAGAGGCTTCCGAAGCCCCGTCTGCTCAGCCTGCAGATCCATCTTCTGGCTCCGCACCTCCACCTCCCCCATCGGTGGCAGCCCCATCGGGACCTGCACCAGCCGATGATGCGGACCGAAGCCCCGCGGCATCCACCGAGTCATCGGCGGCCACACCGACTTCGACGGCATCCTCCGAGTCATCGGCGGGCGCTCCGGCTTCGCCGAAACTGGATCTCCAGACAGCCCGCAACCGATGGCCCTCCATCGTGGACGAGATCGCCAGGCAACCAGGCTTCCTGGGCAGGCAGTTGAAGGAAGTCGAGATAAAGAGTTTTTCGCCGCCAGATGAAGAAGGGTCGGGAGGTCCCGCCACGATTACGCTCGGGTTCGAGTCAGGACAGGTCTTTGTAAAGGAACGGGTCGAAAAACGTGAGAACTCGCAAATGATACAGTCGGTATGCAAAGAAGTGCTGGGAATCCCAGTACGTATCGAATGCGAGATCGACGAAAGCGCCGAAGAGGAAAACGCCGAAGAGATAAACGCCGACCAAAAGACCGGTGACGCCGATACCAGGATGGCCGGGGACAGCAGCAGAACTGTAGACGCCGAAGCGGAGATAGCCGGTGGCAACCGCTCGGATGACGCCGAAGCGGAGATGGAAGGCGGTATCGACCAGGCGGATATCGCTGAAGCGGAGATGGAAGGCGGTATCGACCAGGCGGATATCGCCGGGGCCGGCCTGGACGAGTATCCCGGTTCGGCTGTAGAAATCGACAGCGAAGCACAGGGCACCACTACGGCCGGCAAAACAGGCGGCCAGGCGGCAAACGCCCGCACGGGCGCCGCGAAAGATCCGGCCGTCCAAAAAATCGTGAAGGCCTTCGACGGCCAGATCGTGACGGACTGA
- a CDS encoding mandelate racemase/muconate lactonizing enzyme family protein, translating into MRIVEVSALVLRLPQVTEACDGTQDTCLIKIETDEGITGWGEVDSCPTVVKAVIDAPLSHQICDGLANALAGADPLDIDACTDRMMASANYYGRVGVGRHAMAGINQALWDIAGKASGQSVYELLGGAHRLRFRAYASVLFGDTPEQTRAIGRKFADQGFTAVKFGWGPMGEDEGQDVALVREARRGTGDEVDVLIDAGQVWDWKTALTRSRQFAEYRPFWIEEPLHPDDIEGYAALTAESPVPIATGEAESRLEDFERLVTEGGLDWIQPDPGRCGITTMATAGQTAHRHGRKVVNHSYKSGITMAASLHALAALPNASVFEFCMSDSPLRHELTHERFAIDDEGLVAVPDGPGLGVTVNEETVSKYRVA; encoded by the coding sequence GTGCGGATCGTCGAGGTTTCCGCCCTGGTCCTGCGGCTGCCCCAGGTGACGGAGGCCTGTGACGGGACGCAGGATACCTGCCTGATTAAAATCGAAACGGACGAAGGCATCACAGGCTGGGGCGAAGTCGATTCCTGTCCCACCGTGGTCAAGGCCGTCATCGACGCGCCGCTGTCGCACCAGATCTGCGACGGCCTCGCCAACGCACTGGCGGGCGCCGATCCGCTGGACATCGACGCCTGCACGGACCGGATGATGGCGTCGGCCAACTACTACGGCCGGGTCGGCGTGGGGCGGCATGCCATGGCGGGGATCAACCAGGCGCTCTGGGACATCGCGGGCAAGGCGAGCGGACAGTCCGTCTACGAGCTCCTGGGCGGCGCGCACCGGCTCAGGTTCCGGGCCTATGCTTCCGTCCTGTTCGGCGACACGCCGGAGCAGACCCGGGCGATCGGCCGGAAATTCGCCGACCAGGGATTCACGGCGGTGAAGTTCGGCTGGGGGCCCATGGGCGAAGACGAAGGGCAGGACGTCGCCCTGGTGAGGGAGGCTCGCCGGGGCACGGGCGATGAGGTGGACGTGCTCATTGACGCCGGCCAGGTATGGGACTGGAAGACCGCCCTCACCCGGTCCCGGCAGTTCGCCGAGTACCGGCCCTTCTGGATTGAAGAGCCGCTGCATCCAGACGACATCGAAGGGTATGCCGCGCTGACCGCGGAGAGTCCTGTGCCCATCGCCACCGGGGAAGCAGAGTCCCGGCTCGAGGACTTCGAACGGCTGGTCACAGAGGGCGGACTGGACTGGATCCAGCCGGACCCGGGACGCTGCGGCATCACGACCATGGCCACGGCCGGACAGACCGCCCACCGGCACGGCCGCAAGGTCGTCAACCACAGTTACAAGAGCGGCATTACCATGGCGGCGTCGCTGCACGCCCTGGCCGCCCTGCCCAATGCGTCCGTCTTCGAGTTCTGCATGTCCGATTCGCCGTTGCGACACGAACTGACCCATGAACGCTTCGCAATCGATGACGAGGGACTTGTGGCGGTGCCGGACGGACCCGGGCTGGGCGTCACGGTAAACGAGGAAACCGTATCGAAGTACCGGGTCGCGTAG
- a CDS encoding PadR family transcriptional regulator, producing MSESRTVYVLLGFLTWRPMSGYELKRSIARSVGNFWSEGDGQIYPVLKRMAGKGWIASRADDGVGGRRRRIHEITEAGRAVLQAWLSAPVDEPPPRIELLLKLFFGDEVAPEVSLTHVEAARTTAIYRLNHLQSIAEDLRERREEDPRAAFWILTVDYGLVVTEARLRWCERAMDELRRLRGTEQYSRHPVSSQGTAGGT from the coding sequence ATGTCCGAAAGTCGTACCGTATACGTCCTCCTCGGTTTTCTCACCTGGCGGCCCATGTCAGGCTACGAACTCAAGCGCAGCATCGCCCGCAGCGTCGGAAACTTCTGGTCGGAGGGCGATGGCCAGATCTATCCAGTACTGAAGCGCATGGCCGGCAAAGGGTGGATTGCCAGCCGTGCGGATGACGGCGTGGGTGGACGCAGGAGGCGGATCCACGAAATAACCGAAGCCGGCCGCGCGGTGTTGCAGGCATGGCTGAGTGCGCCGGTGGACGAACCGCCACCGCGGATCGAGCTTTTGCTCAAACTGTTCTTCGGGGATGAAGTGGCGCCCGAGGTCAGCTTGACCCACGTCGAAGCCGCACGAACGACCGCCATCTACAGGCTCAACCATCTTCAGTCCATTGCCGAAGACCTTCGCGAACGCCGCGAGGAGGACCCGCGCGCGGCGTTCTGGATACTGACCGTAGACTACGGGCTTGTAGTGACGGAAGCCCGTCTGCGGTGGTGTGAACGCGCCATGGACGAACTGCGGCGCCTGCGTGGAACCGAGCAGTACAGCCGACATCCCGTCTCGTCGCAGGGAACTGCCGGTGGGACTTAG
- the tadA gene encoding tRNA adenosine(34) deaminase TadA — protein sequence MKSNGGEHEEWLRLALEEARSAGAAGDVPVGSVIVHDGAIIGRGQNRVERLRDPTAHAEMLAIRDASTALGYERLAGATLYVTLEPCSMCAGAIVLARLDCLVYGADDPKTGACGSLRDIVRDTRLNHQVEVTGGVLADPCSELLREFFRQKRGTGNTAVEPRLPERCESG from the coding sequence ATGAAAAGCAACGGCGGAGAACACGAAGAATGGCTCAGGCTGGCGCTGGAAGAAGCCAGGTCGGCGGGAGCCGCCGGTGATGTGCCCGTCGGGTCCGTGATCGTTCACGACGGCGCGATTATCGGCCGGGGCCAGAATCGCGTGGAACGGTTGCGCGATCCCACCGCCCATGCCGAGATGCTCGCAATCCGCGATGCCAGCACCGCGCTGGGTTATGAACGGCTGGCCGGTGCCACGCTCTACGTTACGCTGGAACCCTGTTCCATGTGCGCGGGAGCGATCGTGCTCGCCCGCCTGGACTGCCTGGTGTATGGGGCAGACGATCCCAAGACCGGGGCCTGTGGGTCCCTGCGCGATATCGTGAGGGACACCCGGCTGAACCACCAGGTGGAAGTTACAGGAGGCGTGCTGGCAGACCCCTGTTCCGAACTGCTCCGGGAGTTCTTCCGGCAAAAACGGGGAACGGGTAATACGGCTGTCGAACCGAGGTTGCCGGAGAGGTGCGAGAGTGGTTGA